In a single window of the Patagioenas fasciata isolate bPatFas1 chromosome 22, bPatFas1.hap1, whole genome shotgun sequence genome:
- the WIPF2 gene encoding WAS/WASL-interacting protein family member 2 produces the protein MPIPPPPPPPPGPPPPPTFGQANTEPPKLSREEQRGRGALLQDICKGTKLKKVTQINDRSAPILEKPKGSGGGSYGSSSAAIQPKGGLFQGGVPKLRPVGAKDGADSSSKQTLQVPGSRAAAPRPPVPASNNRPQDDADNSRASPPELPRTQRPSLPDLSRPNTAGGTGMKHSSSAPPPPPPGRRATAPPAPPPAHGTKVSSYNREKPLPPTPGQRLPASRDGPPAPPPVKPPPSPVALRTGSGAQGQSLAPPPPPYRQPPGVPNGPSSPINESAPELPQRHNSLHRKTPGPLRGLAPPPPASASPSLQSSRPPPPARDPPSRGAAPPPPPPMLRNGGRDAPPPPPPYRLHGSAEPPSRGKPPPPPTRTPAGPPPPPPPVRNGHRDSISTVRAFLDDFESKYSFHPVEDFPAPEEYKYFQRIYPSKTNRATRGAPPLPPIPR, from the exons ATGCCGATCCCTccgcccccgccgccaccgcccggcccgccgccccctcccACCTTCGGTCAG GCGAACACAGAGCCGCCGAAACTGAGCCGAGAGGAGCAGCGTGGCCGCGGGGCCCTCCTGCAGGACATCTGTAAAGGGACCAAGCTAAAAAAAGTGACACAAATCAATGACCGGAGCGCACCAATCCTAGAGA AGCCCAAGGGCAGCGGTGGCGGCAGCTACGGCTCCAGCTCAGCTGCAATCCAGCCAAAGGGCGGCCTCTTCCAAGGCGGTGTCCCCAAGCTCAGACCCGTGGGAGCGAAGGACGGCGCAG acagctCCAGTAAGCAAACCCTGCAAGTCCCTGGTTCCAGAGCAGCCGCCCCCAGGCCCCCGGTGCCAGCCAGCAACAACCGACCTCAAGACGATGCCGACAACAGCCGGGCGTCTCCGCCGGAGCTGCCGCGCACGCAGAGACCCTCCCTGCCGGATCTCTCCCGGCCCAACACCGCCGGCGGCACCGGCATGAAGCACAGCTCGtccgccccgccgcctcccccgccaGGACGCCGGGCCACCGCGCCTCCCGCCCCCCCGCCGGCGCACGGCACCAAGGTGTCCTCCTACAACCGGGAGAAACCCCTGCCGCCCACCCCGGGACAGCGACTGCCCGCCAGCAGGGACGGaccccctgccccgccgcccgtcaagccccctccctccccagttGCTCTCCGAACAGGGTCAGGGGCTCAGGGCCAGTCTctcgcccccccgccgcccccttaTCGGcaacccccaggtgtccccaatgGCCCTTCCAGCCCCATCAACGAGTCGGCCCCGGAGCTACCGCAGAGACACAACTCCTTGCACAGGAAGACGCCGGGTCCCTTGCGGGGgctggcgccgccgccgcccgcctcaGCCTCCCCCTCTCTCCAGAGCAGTCGCCCCCCTCCGCCGGCCAGAGACCCCCCCAGCCGGGGAGCAG cgccgccgcctcctccaccGATGCTGCGAAACGGGGGGCGCGACGCCcctccgcctccccctccctACAGACTGCACGGCTCCGCCGAGCCCCCGAGCCGGGGGAAGCCACCGCCGCCGCCAACCAGGACACCGGCCGGACCGCCACCGCCACCTCCGCCGGTGCGGAACGGGCACCGGGACTCCATCTCCACCGTCAGAGCGTTCCTGG ATGACTTTGAATCCAAATACTCCTTCCATCCCGTTGAAGACTTCCCAGCCCCAGAAGAATATAAATACTTCCAGAGAATCTACCCCAGCAAAACAAACAGAG
- the RAPGEFL1 gene encoding rap guanine nucleotide exchange factor-like 1, which translates to MKPLEKLLKKPGSHLPARPAATPGPGPGPGPGSGPGPRRQSLSRSPASPEEPAGPQPGGEGRWLELRPPEAPLRSPEEPSPGGDRDREPPSPEPPPAARCCCGCGCGCAPAAPAPPERLLAALLERLPAGGAHGRGCGAELLLDDIVLTHSLFLPTERFLQQLHQHFVLAGGSPPAHWERGSGLQRKQAVLAVLLHFLETYKGLLQEEESAGKVIKELYLLIMKDTSLYNELEDEILKLHQLVETVELKVADETPPPNKQVKPLFRHFRRIDSCLQTRVAFRGSDEIFCRVYMPDHSYVTIRSRLSASVQDILASVTEKLQYSEEQSAREDALILVTMASSGEKAVLQPSEECVFTTLGINSHLFACTRDTFDSLVPLPEEIQVVPGDTEIHRAEPEDIANHLTAFHWELFRCIHELEFVDYVFHGERGRRETANLELLLQRCSEVQHWVGTELLLCESLGKRAHLLKKLIKIAAICKQNQDMLSFYAIIIGLNNAAISRLRLTWEKLPGKFKNLFRKFENLTDPCRNHKTYREVLAKMKPPLIPFLPLILKDLTFLHEGSKTLLDGLVNVEKLHCIADKVRTIRKYRSRPLCLELEASPSQLQTKAYVRQLRVIDNQNLLFELSYKLEPGSQ; encoded by the exons ATGAAGCCGCTGGAGAAGTTACTGAAGAAGCCGGGCTCGCacctgcccgcccgccccgccgccacaccgggaccgggaccgggaccggggccGGGCTCGGGACCGGGGCCGCGGCGGCAGAGCCTGTCGCGATCACCCGCCTCCCCCGAGGAGCCGGCGGGGCCGCAGCCGGGGGGCGAGGGCCGCTGGCTGGAGCTGCGGCCGCCCGAGGCGCCGCTGCGCTCCCCCGAGGAGCCGTCACCGGGCGGCGACCGGGACCGGGAACCCCCGAGTCCcgagccgccgcccgccgcccgctgctgctgcggctgcggctgcggctgcgcCCCCGCCGCGCCCGCGCCCCCCGAGCGGCTCCTGGCCGCGCTCCTGGAGCGGCTGCCGGCGGGCGGCGCGCACGGCCGCGGCTGCGGAGCAG agctgctgctggatgaCATTGTGCTCACACACTCGCTCTTCCTGCCCACCGAGcgcttcctgcagcagctgcaccagca CTTCGTGCTGGCGGGGGGCAGCCCCCCGGCGCACTGGGAGCGGGGGTCCGGGCTGCAGCGCAAGCAGGCggtgctggctgtgctgctgcactTCCTCGAGACCTACAAggggctgctgcaggaggaggagagcgCTGGGAAGGTGATCAAG GAGCTCTACCTGCTCATCATGAAGGACACGTCGCTCTACAACGAACTGGAGGATGAAATCCTCAAGCTGCACCAGCTCGTGGAGACCGTGGAGCTCAA GGTGGCCGACGAGACGCCCCCCCCGAACAAGCAGGTGAAGCCGCTGTTCCGGCACTTCCGCCGCATCGACTCGTGCCTGCAGACGCGGGTGGCTTTCCGGGGCTCCGACGAGA TTTTCTGCCGCGTGTACATGCCCGACCACTCGTACGTCACCATCCGCAGCCGCCTCTCGGCCTCGGTGCAGGACATCCTGGCCTCGGTCACCGAGAAGCTGCAGTACTCGGAGGAGCAGAGCGCCCGTGAGGACGCCCTCATCCTCGTCACCATGGCCTCGTCGGGAG AGAAAGCCGTGCTGCAGCCCAGCGAGGAGTGCGTCTTCACCACCCTGGGCATCAACAGCCACCTCTTCGCCTGCACCAGGGACACCTTCGACTCGCTG GTGCCACTACCCGAGGAGATCCAGGTGGTCCCGGGGGACACCGAGATCCACCGCGCCGAGCCGGAGGACATCGCCAACCACCTCACCGCCTTCCACTGGGAGCTGTTCCGCTGCATCCACGAG CTGGAGTTCGTGGATTACGTGTTccacggggagcggggccggcgggagACGGCgaacctggagctgctgctgcagcgctgCAGTGAAGTGCAGCACTGGGTGGGCACCGAGCTGCTGCTCTGCGAGTCGCTGGGCAAGCGCGCGCACCTGCTCAAGAAGCTCATCAAGATCGCGGCCAT CTGCAAGCAGAACCAGGACATGCTCTCCTTCTACGCCATCATCATCGGGCTCAACAACGCGGCCATCAGCCGGCTGCGCCTCACCTGGGAG AAACTCCCAGGGAAATTCAAGAACCTGTTTCGGAAGTTTGAGAACCTGACG GATCCCTGCAGGAACCACAAGACCTACCGGGAGGTGCTGGCCAAGATGAAACCCCCGCTCATCCCCTTCCTGCCGCTCATCCTTAAAG ATCTGACCTTCCTGCACGAAGGCAGCAAGACCCTCCTGGATGGGCTGGTCAACGTGGAGAAACTG CACTGCATCGCTGACAAAGTCAGGACCATTCGAAAGTACCGGAGCCGCCCCCTCT GCCTGGAGCTGGAGGCGTCCCCCAGCCAGCTGCAGACCAAGGCGTACGTGCGGCAGCTGCGGGTCATCGACAACCAGAACCTGCTCTTCGAGCTCTCCTACAAACTGGAGCCCGGCAGCCAGTGA